One part of the Rutidosis leptorrhynchoides isolate AG116_Rl617_1_P2 chromosome 1, CSIRO_AGI_Rlap_v1, whole genome shotgun sequence genome encodes these proteins:
- the LOC139839967 gene encoding uncharacterized protein: protein MANINLPDPTESNPFVPQKLAIFVWWAKLNRLPVRSELDNRGIDLHSTRCPVCDDDVETLNHSLLTCKIAIDIWTRIRKWWNIHNPNITNLADISKPQNPYLYSITGSLMWQAVVWITSYYIWKNSNEHTFGHLALSSPKIISEIQTKSFEWIQSRWKRGNLAWQNWLLNPKIFDVDPVAKVGIG from the coding sequence ATGGCTAATATTAATCTTCCGGATCCAACCGAATCTAATCCATTTGTCCCTCAAAAACTTGCTATCTTTGTGTGGTGGGCAAAGCTAAATAGGCTCCCCGTTAGATCCGAATTAGACAATCGAGGTATTGACCTTCATTCGACTAGGTGTCCGGTGTGCGATGATGATGTTGAAACTTTAAACCACTCGCTCTTAACTTGTAAGATCGCGATAGACATTTGGACTAGAATTCGTAAGTGGTGGAATATTCATAATCCAAATATCACAAATCTAGCGGATATCTCAAAGCCACAAAATCCGTATCTCTACTCAATTACCGGATCACTCATGTGGCAAGCAGTGGTGTGGATCACTTCTTATTATATTTGGAAGAATAGCAACGAACATACTTTTGGGCACTTGGCACTTAGTAGCCCGAAGATTATTTCCGAGATCCAAACAAAAAGTTTCGAATGGATTCAGTCCCGTTGGAAGCGTGGCAACTTAGCTTGGCAAAATTGGTTACTCAATCCAAAAATATTCGATGTTGATCCGGTGGCAAAAGTTGGAATTGGTTAA